The sequence GGAATAGGAGAGTGGAGGTGTGGAACTGCCCAGTCTCCAGTCCGAACCTttcacaaattaaaaacatttggcACAGCCAATCCAGCAGCTGGTCTCTGCGTCCTaaaattcagttaaattcaattttattcatatagtgccaaatcacaataacagtcacctcaagacactttatactgtaaattATTGCATATTTATACCTTGTATATTGCAGTGATAGAGTCTGCAGCTTCCTCtctaataaaagaaaagaggatCCTACACACTGGCAAATATGGCCCTGTCCAAACTTTTTTCAGATGTTCTCCTGGCGTCTAATTCAAGCTGGGAGTTTTCTTAGAATGGTACATTTTTATCAGATTTAAAAACTAGATATATTTTCCATGTTctgctgtgaataaaatatgaggttttaattgtttcatttgtttgcaTTCTGATTTCAGTTACCTTTTACACACCATGTCAACATTTTTGGAATTGGGTTTGTAAGTCAGGATAATTCACTTGTCTTAGCTGTTATTTAAACTGGTGGTCAGCTTTTTCTGACAGGTGTCTGTTGATGAGTTATTGTTTGATTGAGGCTTCCTGGTCAAAGCCAAAGACCACAGGAACATGAAGACACCtgataagagagaaaaaatgcaaCTTTTCTCACAAATGATCAAAATCCAGTGCATACTTTATACGAGAATTAGTCACATACTAACCTTGACAGGAGTTGAATATTGTGAATACATAGATACCAGGGAGTGAAACATATGTGATGCTGGTTAACCCCCAAGGTAACCCCAGCACAAGGCTGAGGCCCAACACTTTAACAGAGTCCTTCCATAAATTCcagcctttgtttttgtttgtctttttccagCCAGTGTTGCTTCCAAAGCCTCCACTACCCCTTCTTATCCCCCAGAGCTTAAACACAACTAGTCCCATAACACAGGCATtaaacagcaccaccaaggaaGGAAAGGCCACTGTAGTGATGAAACTGGTTATAAGGTGCTTCTTCGGGAACTCGCTGTTCATCCAGCATCTGCtcattgttgaaaaacaaatatgtattaaataaatataaaacattttggaGGCAGGatataaatgtcaccaatgttAACACCaaagtatgatttttttttgtcttaagaAATCAAATCTCATGGGTCACTGCATGCATAAAAATCCTACTGATGATATTTTCTTACATGTGTGCTGTTGTATTGGAGAGTTTGGCGTCCCGCATGTGCAGGGTGTATTTACCATAAACACCTGAAATCGCACAAATCACTGCGACTAGTGTCGGGAAGCctaaaaaagtagaaatagaaTGATTTTGAAGTGAAGTATTAAATGTATCtacaaagataaaataaaaaaaaattgtatgtgCTACAGCTTGAAGTGCAAATGTTAGCAAACATGACTTCTCTGCAGTCTTTCTATTGAAAAAGAAGTTGCTCtacatgaaaaataattaaaaacaaaagttgagTGTGGATCTAGACCACTCACCAGCCTTTCAAGATTATCCATCCTTGAGGCTTTATTACGACACTGAttgctggacttttttttttttttccccatgctCATTGTAATCACTCGACATTTGTGCACATGCTACAATTTCATATAGTATTATTGGACACTCTCAGCAAATCACTGAAGTATTTGtagtaaaaaaaagttgtagaaaatggaaaaaatactgTATACATACCATATGGACAAACCAATCTCATTTAGCCATTTACCTGGATTTTAATCACCAAATTTATGATGTTTTCTCAACTTTGTAGTATcaaacgacaacaacaacaacaacaaacctaCACTATCCATTTCCATTTGGCCTGTTTGACAGCATCTGACGAAATTGTGTTTTAACCTTACTTTACTCACCCCATCCAACTAAGCTGAGTTTGAGAAGATATTTCCTGAAAGTGATGTTAAAAACCCGACTTAGTAGAAGGTAGAGATGGAACCCCTCCAGAGCAGTCCAGCTGAAGGTGGCCAGCAGAGACCAGTGTAAAATCAAACCCAGAACCAGACAAACTGGGCTGTCCTCATTCAGCAGCCATGCCGAGAAACAGGACAGCAGGAAGCTGAGGTGGAGGCAGAGCATTGCTCCTGTTAGCTGCATGTGCAGATTAGTTGTCTTCTCAGGACGCCGACGActaaagagagaaacagaattacaatttttttaacAATGGAAGAAATTTggcctttttttaaacctttcgcTTTGAACCCTCAATTTTGATAACACTAACAATAGTAACTCCACACAGATGAAACTGAGAAGCTTGTGATTTCCCATAATTATTGTCAGACTAAATATGCCAGATAATGTATCCTGTTCTATATGTAACCAAGAGTGCGGGAACCAAGACTGCCAAAAATGggaagaagatgatgaagcTGGAGGAAGAAAGAACTAAACCCTTTCAAAGTAATATTAGAGATAAATgaagtaaatttaaataaataaatgtagcaATTTAGAGTATGACCCATATGTTGATATTTCTTCATAATTTGctactatatttatttatttgaagacTATAACCCCTTTTTAATAATGTATAGGTTTTATGTAAAATAATGATTATCTTTGCATCCTAACTGCCTTTAATCCAAGGAGATAAGTGTCAGAGGATCCAGTgctcctttttctgtttcttcttccaGCTACTTCCTTTatggcagtggttcccaaagtgGAGGGTGCAAAGCCATTGGCGGAGGGGGGTGGGGTATGAATAATAAAAGAAGCCTTGGACACTGCTATGGACAGGTTTTTTGACGGagctcccacacaaacacaaagcagaagatgaagcatcgccaaaTATGCTTCCGAACCAacttccaagccaaagactagaaaatgtGATGAAGCATATCTTGCCATTGGCTTCACCTGTACAACAGTGGTGCCAAGTAGGGGTGGGTTTCAAAACTCGATTTTCcgatcatttatttaaccctgaatcgattattaaatataaatgtattttgccagaaatgcCAGGATCTCGGGTTAAAACTCACAAAACTAtatcaacaaccaccaaacagctaaaatagTAAATGATGGCAGGAAAaaggattccacacaaagatgtgaacacaaagcgcagacccgacgcatcagaatctgtgagatgtcggctttctcacccgacggcacatACACGGGCACGCTGTCGGTGCTGAAagctgacacctcacagcttctgatgctgcaggttttatcACTCTCTGACCTAAATTCACTGAAACGGCAGCAAAAGATCAAAATTAcacttcacatttgataaatatCATCATTACTTCCCTCTTACTTTCACCGTTTTGTGTCCACTACGATAAAATCAcgcttcctgcacagctctctctctcagtgtattttttaaaacagtttcccatctgtattttatcctcagttactttgacacaaaggtgTCTGcagtgatgctcacacctctgatgaagtctcacaagtgtcagtactgataaatgatcagaattataatatttctgattgTCTGGGGCAAAATTTAATCAAATCGAATCTGCATCCAATTGATTAGAAATCattgatgatacccagcccttgTGCCAAGGTAGGTTtcccctgcgtcgggagcacGCACTGGGCTCACTGTCCAAATAACGGACAAACAT comes from Astatotilapia calliptera chromosome 1, fAstCal1.2, whole genome shotgun sequence and encodes:
- the LOC113026643 gene encoding adhesion G-protein coupled receptor G1-like isoform X2 yields the protein MWITFFLVTIFCFSMSQAVDYCENVLQECLKRPTAWTRCYEDKIMTCKPRGRFMAGIRQLKVDSLQEVDVSPTHEHRVHIPSSALQRSRGNVPEVEVLVVASVINSSHFKLSPRSKGRQIQFHRREGTVFRGSVLSVKAGTLSVNNLQQPIKLIFRHDKEVENGTCVFWAESAMGNGTGYWSTEGCETSNTGNEFICSCNHLSFFAVLVNPQLSVSKSHSETLSYITYIGSALSVVFTFISLIIYICLHRRRPEKTTNLHMQLTGAMLCLHLSFLLSCFSAWLLNEDSPVCLVLGLILHWSLLATFSWTALEGFHLYLLLSRVFNITFRKYLLKLSLVGWGFPTLVAVICAISGVYGKYTLHMRDAKLSNTTAHICWMNSEFPKKHLITSFITTVAFPSLVVLFNACVMGLVVFKLWGIRRGSGGFGSNTGWKKTNKNKGWNLWKDSVKVLGLSLVLGLPWGLTSITYVSLPGIYVFTIFNSCQGVFMFLWSLALTRKPQSNNNSSTDTCQKKLTTSLNNS
- the LOC113026643 gene encoding adhesion G-protein coupled receptor G1-like isoform X1, which codes for MWITFFLVTIFCFSMSQAVADYCENVLQECLKRPTAWTRCYEDKIMTCKPRGRFMAGIRQLKVDSLQEVDVSPTHEHRVHIPSSALQRSRGNVPEVEVLVVASVINSSHFKLSPRSKGRQIQFHRREGTVFRGSVLSVKAGTLSVNNLQQPIKLIFRHDKEVENGTCVFWAESAMGNGTGYWSTEGCETSNTGNEFICSCNHLSFFAVLVNPQLSVSKSHSETLSYITYIGSALSVVFTFISLIIYICLHRRRPEKTTNLHMQLTGAMLCLHLSFLLSCFSAWLLNEDSPVCLVLGLILHWSLLATFSWTALEGFHLYLLLSRVFNITFRKYLLKLSLVGWGFPTLVAVICAISGVYGKYTLHMRDAKLSNTTAHICWMNSEFPKKHLITSFITTVAFPSLVVLFNACVMGLVVFKLWGIRRGSGGFGSNTGWKKTNKNKGWNLWKDSVKVLGLSLVLGLPWGLTSITYVSLPGIYVFTIFNSCQGVFMFLWSLALTRKPQSNNNSSTDTCQKKLTTSLNNS